GCCTCCGCCGTGGCGGGGCCGCCCAGTGTCGTCTCGGCCGCCGCGTACAGGTCGGCCGGGCGCACCCCGCTCAGCGCGGTGACCAGGTGGCCGTCGGGGCGCACCAGGAGCACGGTGTGTGCCGCCGCGCCGGGATAGCTCTCGGCGACCAGCAGCTCGGCGCGGTGCGGCAGCGCGGTCACGGCGGCCGCGAGCCGGGGCATGATCCCGGCCGTGACCCAGTGCTTGCGCGCCCACACGCCCGTACCCGGAGCGATCAGTACGACGAGCAGCACCCCGCGACCGAGCCGCTCCCGCAGCTGTACGAACGAGCCGTCCTCCGCGGTCACGCGTACGTCGACGACCGGCGCACCGGGGGCCGTGTCCACAGGCGTCGCCGATTCGGTGTGCGCGGGCGCGAGCGGCGAGTCGGCGTACACCCCCGGCGCACCCAGCGGGCCGCGTCCCAGGTGGCCGTCCGTGAGCAGCGCGTCGTGGCCACGGGCCGACCCGGGGACGTACGAGCGCAGGCCTCCGCCGCTGCGCAGCAGTGGCAGCGCCTGGTCGGCGGCGCGCAGCCGGGCGGCGACGACGGCCCGCCGCTCCGCCTGGTAGCTGTCGAGCAGTGCCTCGTGCGGGCCGTGGTGCCAGGCGAGCGCGAGTTTCCAGGCGAGGTTGTCGGCGTCCCGCAGGCCCTCGTCCAGCCCCTGGGTGCCGAGCGCGCCGAGCAGGTGCGCGGCGTCCCCGGCGAGGAAGACCCGGCCGGACCGCCAGCGGCGGGCGAGGCGGTGGTGGACGGTGTGGACTCCGGTGTCGAGCAGCTCGTACGGGGGTGTGGAGCCCGCGTTCCAGCCCGCGAGGGTCTCGCGGATGCGCGCCACCAGCAGGTCGGGCGTGACCAGGTCCTTGCCGGGCGGCAGCAGCCAGTCCAGCCGCCACACGTCGTCGGCGAGGGGGCGCGCGGTCACCTCCCCGCTCGCGGGGCCCGACGTCCGCCACGGAGGCATCCGGTGCAGCAACGCCTGGCCGGGCCAGGGGAGTTCCGTACGCAGCGCCGCCACGGCGTATCGTTCGACGGCTGTACGTCCGGGGAAGCGGATGTCCTGGAGCTTGCGCACGGTCGAGCGCGGTCCGTCGCAGCCGACCAGGTAACTGCCGCGCCACCACGTGCCGTTGGGGCCGCGGGTGTGCGCCGTGACGCCCGAGGACTCCTGCTCGATCGAGTCGAGGCGGCTGCCCACGGCGACCTTGATCAGCCGCTCGTGGAGGATGGCCTCGCGCAGGGCGCCGGTCAGCGCGTGCTGGGTTAGGTGCAGCGGGGCGGGTGCGTGGGCGCCGTCGGAGTCCTGCGCGTCCCCGGTCGCGCCGACCCCGGCGCTTTTCTGGCGCTGCGCGCTTCCCTTCGGGTTCCGCGCACTTCCCTCGGAGCGCTGGGCGCCGCTCGCCGAGCCGTGCGCGCCGCCCCCGGAGGCCTGCGCACCGCTTTCCGAGCCGTGCGCCGCGCCCCCGAGGCCTCGCAGATCCGATGCGAAGTCCAACGGGTCCGTGCCGGATCCCCCGGCATCGAATCCGATCTCGCGCATCACCTGCTTGCGTCGCATCGACCGCCATCCGGCCCAACGGAAACCGGCATCGGTGAGGGGCGGGCCCGTCAGGCGCTCGACGAGCGCGGCGGTGTCCTCGCGCAGCACCACCGTTCGCGCGAGCCGTTGTTCGTCCTTGCCCGGCCCCTCGTCGAGGACCACGCAGGGGACCTCCTGGCGGGCCAGCGCAAGGGCCAGCGTGAGGCCCACGGGCCCCGCGCCGACGATGATCACCGGGTCCACGGCGCGCGGCCCCCTGCCCGGAGCGGTGTCCTGAGGAACGGTCGGGAACAGGCAGTTGGAACGGGGTGCACGATCACAGAACGTATGCAACCCATTGCCGGTGCTTGCGTCAAGTGACGGGGGCAGTGGCGATCATGCCACTGCCCCCGTTGACGTCGACGAAGGGTGAGGATCCGTCAGATGGAGATGCCGCCGCCCGCGCCGGTCGACTCCGTGCCCCCGACCGCGGCCGGCGCAAGCACCGCGCCCGTCGACTTCTTGCCGCGCCGCAGTCGTCCCTCGAGCCAGCTCGCGAAGCTCGTGAGGCTGAAGTTGAGCGCGATGTAGATCAGGGCCACGACGGTGAAGCTGGCGATGGTGTTCGCGCCGTAGTAGGCGCTCATCGGGCCGACGGAGGCGAGCAGCTCGGGGAAGGTGAGGATCGCGCCGCCGATCGCGGTGTCCTTCACGATCACGACGAGCTGACTGACGATCGCGGGCAGCATCGCGGTGACCGCCTGCGGCAGCAGGATGAACCGCATGACCTGGTTCTTGCGCAGACCGACGGCCATGGCCGCCTCGGACTGCCCCTTGGGCAGCGACAGGATGCCCGCGCGGACGATCTCCGCGAGGACCGAGGAGTTGTAGAGCACCAGTCCCGTGAAGACCGCATAGAGCGGACGGTCGTCCGAGCTGATGTTCGTGTACTCGGAGTACGCGGCGACGGCGAAGATCATCAGGACCAGCACCGGGATGGCGCGGAAGAACTCCACGATCGCGGCCGCGGGTATCCGGATCCAGGCGTGGTCGGAGAGCCGGGCGATGCCGAAGACGGCGCCGAGCGGCAGGGCGATGACCATGGCGAGGGCCGCGGCCTTGAGGGTGTTCAGCAGTCCCGGCCAGAGGTACGTGCTCCACGCCTCGCCATGGACGAAGGGCTTCCACTTCTCCCAGGCGAGCTGGTCCTTGTCGTTGAGGCTGGTGATCACCCACCACAACAGGGCCGCGAAGGCGACCAGGAACAGCGCCGAGTAGAGGATGTTGCGCCGCTTGGCGCGGGGGCCCTGGGCGTCGTACAGGACGGACGTCATCGCTTCACCGCCACCTTCTTGCCCACCCAGCCGAGGAGGAGGCCGGTCGGCAGCGTCAGACACATGAACCCGAAGGCGAAGACGGCCGAGATCGCGATGAGTTGGGCCTCGTTCTCGATCATGGACTTCATCAGGGTGGCCGCTTCGGCGACGCCGATCGCGGCCGCCACCGTGGTGTTCTTCGTCAGGGCGATCAGCACGTTCGTCAGGGGACCGACGACCGAACGGAACGCCTGGGGAAGCACGATCAGGGTGAGGACCTGGGTGAAGTTCAGACCGATGGCGCGGGCCGCTTCCGCCTGCCCGACGGGCACGGTGTTGATGCCGGAGCGCAGTGCCTCGCAGACGAAGGCCGAGGTGTAGGCGATCAGACCGAGCACGGCCAGCCGGAAGTTGACCGTCTCGAACTTGTCCGCGCCGAGACTCACCCCCAGGGTCTGGTTCAGGCCCAACGAGGTGAACAGGATGATCACGGTCAGCGGGATGTTCCGCACGATGTTCACGTAGGCGGTGCCGAATCCGCGCATGAGAGGCACCGGACCGACCCGCATGGCGGCCAGCACGGTTCCCCATATCAGGGAGCCGACGGCTGAGAGGACGGTGAGCTTCACCGTCATCCAGAACGCTCCCAGCAGGTCGTAACCTTGAAGAAAGTCGAACACGATTTCCCGCGCTTCCGCGTGTGGTGATGCCCGGGCGCGCCGCCCCCCGAGGGCGGCGCACCGGCGGGCCCTACATCAGCTGACGATGTTGCCGATCTTCGGAGCGGGCTCGTTCTTGTAGCTCGCCGGACCGAAGTTCTTGTCCACGGCCTTCTGCCAGGAACCGTCGGACACCATCGCCTTGAGAGCCGTGTTGATCTTGGCCTTGAGGTCGCTGCCCTTCTTGACGCCGATGCCGTAGTTCTCGTTGGTCATCTTGAAGCCGCCGAGCTTGAACTTGCCCTTGAAGGCGGCCTGCGAGGCGTAGCCGGCGAGGATCGAGTCGTCCGTCGTCAGGGCGTCGATCGCCTTGTTCTGCAGACCCGTCAGGCAGGCCGAGTACGTCGGGTACTGCTGGAGCTGGGCCTTGGGCGCCAGCTTGTCGTGCACGTTCTGCGCCGAGGTCGAACCCGTCACGGAACACAGCTTCTTGCTGTTGAGGTCCGACGGCGACTTGATGGCGGTGTCGTCGGCGCGGATCAGCACGTCCTGGTGGGCGAGCAGGTAAGGGCCGGCGAAGTCGACCTTCTGCTGACGCTCGGGGGTGATCGAGTAGGAGGCGGCGATGAAGTCGACGTCACCGCGCGAGAGCGCGTTCTCGCGGTCGGCGCTCTTCGTCTCCTTCCACTGGATCTGGTCGGGCTTGTAGCCGAGCTTCCCGGCGACGTACGTGGCGACGTCGACGTCGAAGCCCGCGTAACCCTGCGGGGTCTTCTGGCCGATGCCCGGCTGGTCGAACTTGATGCCGACGGTGATCTTGCCGCCGCCACTGCCCGAGGATCCGCTGTCCTTCTTGTTGTCGGAGCCGCACGCCGTGGCGGTCACGGCGAGCGCGAGTACGACGGCCGAGGCGGCGGTGACCTTGCGGAGCTTCATGGTGAACATCCTTTGGGTGGGGAGGAGATGCAGGTCTTCAGGCATGGTCTTCAGGCATGGGCTTCAGTGATGAACGCAGGCGATGAACGCAGGCGATGAACGTCGGCGATGAACGCAAGCGATCAACGTCAGCGATGAACGCCGGCTCAGGAACTCGGTTCAGGAACGAACTTCAGTGATGACGAAGCGCAGGCCGTCAGTGGTGCAGGATCTTCGACAGGAAGTCCTTGGCCCGGTCGCTGCGGGGATTGCTGAAGAACTGGTCCGGCACGGCCTCTTCGACGATGCGACCGTCGGCCATGAAGACCACCCGGTTGGCAGCCGAGCGAGCGAAGCCCATCTCGTGCGTGACGACGATCATCGTCATGCCGTCGCTCGCGAGCTGCTGCATGACCTCCAGGACCTCGTTGATCATCTCGGGGTCGAGCGCCGAGGTCGGCTCGTCGAAGAGCATGACCTTGGGGTCCATCGCCAGCGCACGCGCGATCGCGACCCGCTGCTGCTGACCGCCCGACAACTGCGCGGGGTACTTGTCCGCCTGGGTGCCCACGCCCACCCGGTCCAGCAGCCGGCGGGCCTTCTCCTCGGCCGCCTTCTTGTCGGCCTTGCGGACCTTGATCTGCCCCAGCATCACGTTCTCGAGCACCGTCTTGTGCGCGAAGAGGTTGAAGGACTGGAAGACCATGCCCACGTCGGCCCGCAACCGGGCCAGCGCCTTGCCCTCGTCGGGCAGCGGCTTGCCGTCGATGGTGATGTCGCCCGAATCGATCGTCTCCAGGCGGTTGATGGTGCGGCACAGGGTGGACTTCCCGGACCCGGAGGGCCCGATGACCACGACGACCTCGCCACGCGCGATCGTCAGGTCGATGTCCTGGAGCACGTGCAACGCGCCGAAGTGCTTGTTGACGCTCTTCAGGACGACCAGGTCCTCGGTCGCGGCCACGGCATCCTTGGCCACCGATACTTCGGTCATCGCTCTGGGGCTCCGTCCTCCTCGGTTTCGGTGGACAGTAGTGACCCCGTGCGACCAGCGTCATTACATCTGAGGGGAACTTGAGCATCACGATCCGGTAGCAACCGGACACGTGTCGTAGCAGCCGCTGCGCGACGGCGTACCTGCCGCGTACCGGCTGGGTAACGGAAGCCCTCCCCGACCCGAAGCCTCTTGACGCGGTCGTGATCCATCGGCGTGACTTCCTTGGTGCACACGTGTGTGCGCCGCGATCCAACAGGATCGGACCGTACGACCGATGAACCGGAGGGGGCCGGAATGAGACTGCTGCTCGTCGAGGACGACAACCACGTCGCGGCGGCCCTGTCCGCGGTGCTGGCGCGACACGGCTTCGACGTCACGCACGCCCGCAGCGGCGAGGAGGCACTGCAGGCACTGGTGCCGGAGAGCGACGGCTTCGGTGTGGTCCTGCTCGACCTGGGCCTGCCCGACCAGGACGGCTACGAGGTCTGCGGCAAGATCCGCAAACGCACCAGCACTCCGGTGATCATGGTCACCGCCCGCTCCGACGTACGGTCGCGGATCCACGGCCTCAACCTCGGCGCCGACGACTACGTGGTGAAGCCCTACGACACCGGGGAGCTGCTCGCGCGTATCCACGCCGTCAGCCGGCGCAGCGTCCCCGACGACGCCGGCGGCTCCGGGGACAGCGCGCTGCGGCTCGGGCCGGTCCGCATCGAACTGCCCACCCGCCAGGTCAGCGTCGACGGTTCGGTGGTCCAACTGACCCGCAAGGAGTTCGACCTGCTCGCGCTGCTCGCCCAGCGGCCCGGGGTGGTCTTCCGCCGGGAGCAGATCATCAGCGAGGTGTGGCGCACCAGTTGGGAGGGGACCGGGCGCACCCTGGAGGTGCATGTAGCGTCCCTGCGTTCCAAGCTGCGCATGCCGGCGCTGATCGAGACCGTGCGCGGCGTGGGGTACCGGCTCGTCGCTCCCACGGCGTAGCGTGCACCGGTGCGCACCCGCCTCCTTCCGCTGCTCATCGTCCTGATGGCAGCCGTGCTGCTCGCGCTCGGCATCCCGCTCGCCGTGAGCGTCGCGGCCGCCGAGCAACAGCGTGTGGTCGTCGACCGCATCGACGACACGGCACGCTTCGCCGCCCTCGCGCAGTTCGTCACCGACCAGCCGGCCGGCGGCTCCCGAGTGGGCACGACGGACGAGCGCGGGGAGACCCTGCGCAAGGAACTCGTCGCGTACTACGAGGTGTACGGCATCCGTGTCGGCGTCTTCTACCGCGACCTCGCGCCCATGGCCAACGCACCCGAGAACTGGTACGTGGTCGCGAAGGGCGAGGGGCGCGAGGCCTTCAACGAGGCGCTCCTGGGCCGCCGCAGCCACGACCCGGAGCAGGTCTGGCCGTGGCAGCGCAACCGGCTCGTCGTCGCGTCCCCGGTCATCCGGGACGGTGACGTCATCGCGGTCGTGGTCACCGACTCGCCCACCGGACAGATGCGTTCGAAGATCCTGCACGGCTGGGTGATCATCGGCGCGGGCGAGGTCGCGGCGATGCTCCTCGCCCTCGGCGCGGCGCTGCGGCTGACCGGCTGGGTGCTCAGGCCCGTACGTGTCCTCGACGCCACCACCCACGACATCGCGACCGGCCGGCTGAAGTCGCGGGTCGCGGTCGCGGGCGGTCCGCCGGAACTCAGGCGCCTGGCCCGGTCGTTCAACGAGATGGCGGACAACGTCGAAGACGTCCTGGAGCAGCAGCGCGCCTTCGTCGCCGACGCCTCGCACCAGTTGCGCAACCCGCTCTCGGCGCTGCTGCTGCGCATCGAACTGCTCGCGCTGGAACTACCGGAGGACAACGAGGAGATCGCGTCGGTCCGCACCGAGGGCAAGCGCCTCGCCGAGGTCCTGGACGACCTGCTCGACCTGGCGCTCGCCGAGCACGCCGAGGCGGACCTGCGGCTGACCGACATCGGTGAGCTGGCGGCCGAGCGCGTCGCGTCCTGGTCACCACTGGCCGACAGCAGGGGCGTACGCCTGACCGGCACCTGCCCGGCCACCACCGCCTGGGCCGACCCGGTCACCCTGTCCAGCGCTCTGGACGCGGTGATCGACAACGCGCTGAAGTTCACGCCCGAGGGCGAGGACGTCGAGGTGGCGGTCGCGTCGAACGGCGAGGTCTCGACGGTGGTCGTCACCGACCGCGGTCCGGGCCTCAGCGACGAGGAACTGGCCCGCATCGGCGACCGCTTCTGGCGCAGCGCGGGGCACCAGAACATCAAGGGCTCGGGCCTCGGCCTGTCCATCTCGCGGGTGCTGCTCTCGGCGGGCGGCGGCTCCATCGCGTACGCCCGTCACGAGCCGCACGGCCTCAAGGTGACGGTGACGGTGCCGAGGTCGCGGCCCGAGTCGTGAGCGGGGCGGCCAGGGCCACCGGGGCCGACGTGGTGGTCGGCGCTACGGCTTGACCGAGCGGTAGTAGCGCCGGGCGCCCTCGTGCAGGGGCAGCGGATCCGTGTAGATGGCCGTGCGCAGGTCCACCAGCTGGGCCGCGTGCACCTGACGGCCGATGCCGTCGCGGCTGTTGATCACCGTGCGGGTGAGCTCCTCGGTGAGCCGGGCGTCCGAGTCCTCCCGTGTGATCAGGAAGTTCGCCACCGCCAGCGTCTGCACGGACGAGCCCTGCTGGGCCTCGGGGTAGGCGTCGGCGGGCATCACCGCGGACCGGTAGTAGCGGGCCGCGCCGCCCTGCTCGTGCAGTTTCGCGACGAGGTCGCCGGTGATCGGCACCAGCCTGACGGCGAAGCGCTTCGAGAGCTGCTGCACCGCGCTCGTCGGCAGGCCGCCCGACCAGAAGAAGGCGTCGATCTTGCGTTGTTCGAGCAGGTCCGGCATGGTGCCGATGCCGTCCGGAAACGGCTTGATGTCCTTCGCGGAGTCGAGCCCGGCCGCCTGCAGAACATGCTCCGCTATCAGCCGTACCCCGGAACCGTCCGGCCCCACGGCGACCCTCTTGCCCCGCAGGTCCGCCACCGACTGGACGGACGAGGAGCGCGGGACGACCAGGTGCACATAGTCGTCGTACAGCCGGGCGCAGCCGCGCAGTTGGCCCGCCCCGGGCTTGTTCTCCAGGATGTACGTCTCCACCGCGTCGGCCGCCGCGATGGTGAAGTCGGCCTGGCCCGTGGCCACCCGGCGGACGTTCTCCTGCGAGCCGTCGCTGTTCTTCAGCCGGACGTCCAGGCGCGGCATGTCCTTGGCGAGCGCGGTCTGCAGGAGCGTGCCGTACTTCTGGTACACCCCGGTCGGGGTGCCCGTGCTGAACGTGATCCTGCCGCCCGGCGACTCCTCGCCCAGCGGCAGCAGCCACCACAACAGCAGCCCGAACACCACGAGGGCGGCGGCCGAGCCGAACAGCGCGCGGCGCCGGTCGATACGGGGGAGTGGCAGGAACATGCGCGCGATCCTGCCAGCCGGGGGCAGTCCTGACCAGGGCGGGGCCGGGAGAGGCAGAGAGGGGGGCGAGAGGGGCCGAGAGCGGCCGCGGGTCGGCGGGGGCGGGGAACCGGACTCGGATGGGTCGGCGGGGGGCGTGGAACCGGACTCGGATAGGTCGGCGGGGGCGTGGAACCGGGCTCGGTATGGTCGGCGGATGCAGACCTCGCCCGACTCCCCGGTCACTTCTTCCGCGTCTCCCGATCGCTGCCCCGCATCTCCGTCCCCCGCTTCCCTGGTCCGTGAGTTCCACCTCGCCTTCGGGCTCGACGCGCGCAGCACGCCGGCGGAGGTCTCCCCGGCGCTCGCCGCCCACCGCGGTGAACTGCTCGCCGAGGAGGCCGCCGAAGTCGCCGAGGTCTCGGTCTCGGGCCCGCTGGACCGGCTGGCGCACGAGCTGGCCGACGTCGTGTACGTGGCGTACGGCACCGCGCTCGTCCACGGCATCGACCTCGACGCGGTGATCGCCGAGGTCCACCGCTCCAACATGACGAAGCTGGGCCCCGACGGCCGCGTCGCCCGCCGGGCCGACGGCAAGGTCCTCAAGGGGGAGCACTACCGGGCGCCGGACGTGTCGGAGGTGCTGCGGGGGCAGGGGTGGAGGGGCGGGGACGCGTAGACCCCTCTGCTCGATCGGCCCGGCTCAGTCCCCGACGGCGGTCTGCTGTCGTGCCTCACCCTCCGCCTCGGGCTGTTCCGGTGCGGCCCCCTCGGGCTGCGCCACGGGGCCCCGGCGCTCGGGGAGACCGAACCGGGCCGTGAGCCGTTCGGCCAGCGGCTGGGTGTAGCGGGCGGTGAGCGGGCCGAGCACGACCAGGATCAGCACGTACGCCGTGGCCAGCGGGCCGAGTGAGGGTTCGATGCCGGCCGTGACCGCGAGCCCGGCGATGACGATGGAGAACTCGCCGCGCGCGACCAGCGCACCGCCCGCTCGCCACCGGCCACCCACGGAGATACCGGCCCGGCGCGCCGCCCAGTACCCGGTGGCGATCTTCGTCAGAGCCGTGACGACGGCCAGCGCGAGCGCGGGCAGCAGCACCGGCGGGATGCTCGCCGGGTCGGTGTGCAGCCCGAAGAAGACGAAGAAGATCGCCGCGAAGAGATCCCGCAACGGGCTGAGCAGCGTGTGCGCGCCCTCCGCGACCTCGCCGGACAGGGCGATGCCGACCAGGAACGCCCCGACGGCGGCGGAGACCTGGAGCTGCTGCGCGATGCCCGCGACGAGGATCGTCAGGCCCAGCACGACGAGCAGCAGCTTCTCGGGGTCGTCGCTGGAGACGAAGCGGGAGATGACACGGCCGTAGCGGACGGCCACGAACAGGACGAGTCCGGCGGCTCCCAGGGCGATCGCGAGTGTCACACTGCCCGCGGCCAGCCCGACCCCGGCCACCAGCGCGGTGACGATGGGCAGGTAGACCGCCATCGCCAGGTCCTCCAGGACGAGGATGCTGAGGATCACCGGTGTCTCCCGGTTGCCCACCCGCCCCAGGTCGCCCAGCACCTTGGCGATGACACCGGACGAGGAGATCCAGGTGACGCCCGCCAGGACCACGGCGGCCACCGGACCCCAGCCGAGCAGCAGCGCGGCGGCCGCGCCGGGCAGGGCGTTCAGGGTGCAGTCGACCAGGCCCGAGGGGTAGTGGGCCTTGAGGTTGGAGACCAGATCGCTGGCCGTGTACTCCAGGCCGAGCATCAGCAGGAGCAGGATGACGCCGATCTCGGCGCCGGTGGCGACGAACTCCTCGCTCGCGCCGAGCGGGAGCAGCCCGCCCTCGCCGAAGGCGAGGCCGGCCAGCAGATACAGCGGGATGGGGGAGAACCGCAGACGGGCGGCGGCCCGCCCCAGCAGCCCGAGACAGAGGATGATGGCGCCGAACTCGATCAGCAGAACAGCAGAGTGCACCCGCTCACTCCCGTCCGAGTATCGCCGCGGCGCCGTCGACGCCTTCGCGGGTGCCGACGACGATCAGGGTGTCCCCGCCCGCCAGCCGGAAGTCCGGCGTCGGCGAGGGGATGGCCTCGGCGCGGCGCAGCACCGCCACCACCGACGCGCCGGTCTCGGTCCGCATCCGGGTCTCGCCCAGCACTCGGCCGTTCCAGCGGGAGGTCGCGGCGATCTCGATGCGCTCGGCGATCAGCCCGAGGTCAGTGGTGTAGAGCAGGCTCGGGCTGTGGTGGGAGGGCTTCAGCGCGTCGATCAGCGAGGCCGCCTCACCGCTCGTCAGCCGCAGCGACTGGGCGCAGGAGTCGGGGTCGTCGGCGCGGTACACGCTCACGGTGCGGGCGCCGTCGCGGTGCGCCACCACCGACAGGTGGCGCTGTTCGCGCGTCATGAGGTCGTACTGGACCCCGATGCCCGGCAGTGGCGTCGCCCGAAGGCGTGGCGTGGACATGATCTCCCCTTGTTCATCGAGTCGGTTGCTCATCGCGTCGTGTCGTTCGTCGAGTCGCGTCGCGTCGCGTCGATTCGCGTCGAGTCGCGGTCGTGCGTTCCCGTGCAAAACGGTCATGCTGCCATCCCCCGTACGGTGGCGACATGGGTGTTGGCACGGATGGACACGACCGCTCGGCAGGCGCGAAGCTGATCGGGACAGCGGCGTCGCCGCAGCTCGGAAGGGTTGGAGGGACAGGAAGGGACGGACAGAAGAACGTGTCGCTGTTCCGGCGGATCTTCCTGCTCAATGCCGCGGGCCTGACCGTGGCCACCGCGCTGCTGCTGGGCCCGGTCACCGTGTCGACGCCAATACTGCCGGGCGAGGTGCTGGTCGTCGTCGCGGGGCTCGCGGCGCTGCTCGTCGTCAACGCCCTCGTGCTGCGGATAGGACTGGCCCCGCTGCAACGGCTCGGCCGGGCCATGGCCACCGCCGACCTGCTGCATCCCGGGGCCCGGGCACCGGTCACCGGCCCCGCGGAGGTCGCCGGGCTGATCACCACGTACAACACCATGCTCGACCGGCTGGAGACCGAGCGCGCCACCAGCTCGGCCCGCGCGCTCTGCGCGCAGGAGGGCGAGCGCCGACGTATCTCCCAGGAGCTCCACGACGAGGTGGGCCAGACCCTGACCGCCGTGCTGCTGCAGCTCAAGCGGGTCGCCGACCAGGTGCCCGGGGAGCTGCGGGAGGAGGTGCGGCAGGCGCAGGAGGCGACCCGCGGCAGCCTGGACGAGATCCGCCGTATCGCCCGTCGGCTGCGCCCCGGGGTCCTGGAGGAACTCGGTCTGCACAGCGCGCTGCGGTCGCTGGCGGCCGAGTTCACCCCGCACGGCCTGTCCGTACGCCACCACCTCGACGGAGATCTGCCGCCGCTGACCGAGGAGACGGAACTCGTGGTCTATCGGGTGGCTCAGGAAGGGCTCACCAACACGGCCCGGCACGCGGGCGCCGATCACGCCGAACTGCGCTTGCGGCGGGTCGTGGATGTGGACGGTGGCGACGGCATCGAGCTCCTCGTGCGGGACAACGGCAAGGGCCCCGGCCGGCTGCGGGAGGGGGCGGGGATCAGCGGTATGCGGGAGCGGGCCCTGCTGGTCGGCGCCGCGCTCTCTGTCGGGGCCGGGCCGGGGGCGGGCACCGACGTACGGCTGCGCATCTCGACGGAGACCGGCGCATCGAAGACGGGCGCATCGAAGACCGGGGCATCGAAGACCTGCGCATCCACGACAGGCGCGTCGACGACCGGCGTACCGCCGCAGCTCCGCGCCGCTACCGCTTTCGAGGGAGACCGATGACGTCCGTGCCGCCCATGTCGTCCGTTCCGGCCATGTCGTCCGAGCCCGACCGGCGGCCCGGTGGGGGGCGGCCCACCCGGGTTCTGCTCGCCGACGATCACACGCTCGTGCGCCGTGGCGTACGGCTCATCCTGGACGGCGAACTGGACCTGGGCGTCGTGGCCGAGGCCGGGGACGGTGCCGAAGCGGTCGCGCGGGCCCGAGACACGGACGTGGACCTCGCCGTCCTCGACATCGCGATGCCCCGGATGACCGGACTCCAGGCGGCCCGCGAACTCTCCCGCCGCCTTCCCGGCCTGCGCATCCTCATCCTGACGATGTACGACAACGAGCAGTACTTCTTCGAGGCGCTCAAGGCCGGGGCCTGCGGTTACGTACTGAAGTCGGTCGCCGACCGCGATCTGGTCGAGGCGTGCCGGGCGGCGATGCGCGACGAGCCGTTCATCTATCCCGGCGCCGAGACCGCGCTCGTACGCACCTATCTGGAGCGGATGCGGCGCGGCGAGGCACTGCCCGTGCGGACCGTCACCGACCGCGAGGAGGAGGTGCTCAAGCTGGTCGCCGAGGGCCATACGACGAAGGAGATCGCCGAACTGCTCTACATCAGCGCCAAGACCGTGGAGAGCCACCGGGCGAACCTGCTGCACAAGCTCGGCCTGCGCGACCGCCTCGAACTCACCCGGTACGCGATCCGGGCCGGGCTCATCGAGCCGTGACCCGGGCCGGACAGGAACTGGACAGGCACTGGACATGGAAAGGGCCGACCCGTGCACGGGTCGGCCCTCTCTTGGTGGTGCCGCCGGATCACTTCACCGTCACGACGA
This portion of the Streptomyces mirabilis genome encodes:
- a CDS encoding FAD-dependent monooxygenase, coding for MDPVIIVGAGPVGLTLALALARQEVPCVVLDEGPGKDEQRLARTVVLREDTAALVERLTGPPLTDAGFRWAGWRSMRRKQVMREIGFDAGGSGTDPLDFASDLRGLGGAAHGSESGAQASGGGAHGSASGAQRSEGSARNPKGSAQRQKSAGVGATGDAQDSDGAHAPAPLHLTQHALTGALREAILHERLIKVAVGSRLDSIEQESSGVTAHTRGPNGTWWRGSYLVGCDGPRSTVRKLQDIRFPGRTAVERYAVAALRTELPWPGQALLHRMPPWRTSGPASGEVTARPLADDVWRLDWLLPPGKDLVTPDLLVARIRETLAGWNAGSTPPYELLDTGVHTVHHRLARRWRSGRVFLAGDAAHLLGALGTQGLDEGLRDADNLAWKLALAWHHGPHEALLDSYQAERRAVVAARLRAADQALPLLRSGGGLRSYVPGSARGHDALLTDGHLGRGPLGAPGVYADSPLAPAHTESATPVDTAPGAPVVDVRVTAEDGSFVQLRERLGRGVLLVVLIAPGTGVWARKHWVTAGIMPRLAAAVTALPHRAELLVAESYPGAAAHTVLLVRPDGHLVTALSGVRPADLYAAAETTLGGPATAEAEAETAASRT
- a CDS encoding amino acid ABC transporter permease, coding for MTSVLYDAQGPRAKRRNILYSALFLVAFAALLWWVITSLNDKDQLAWEKWKPFVHGEAWSTYLWPGLLNTLKAAALAMVIALPLGAVFGIARLSDHAWIRIPAAAIVEFFRAIPVLVLMIFAVAAYSEYTNISSDDRPLYAVFTGLVLYNSSVLAEIVRAGILSLPKGQSEAAMAVGLRKNQVMRFILLPQAVTAMLPAIVSQLVVIVKDTAIGGAILTFPELLASVGPMSAYYGANTIASFTVVALIYIALNFSLTSFASWLEGRLRRGKKSTGAVLAPAAVGGTESTGAGGGISI
- a CDS encoding amino acid ABC transporter permease, which encodes MFDFLQGYDLLGAFWMTVKLTVLSAVGSLIWGTVLAAMRVGPVPLMRGFGTAYVNIVRNIPLTVIILFTSLGLNQTLGVSLGADKFETVNFRLAVLGLIAYTSAFVCEALRSGINTVPVGQAEAARAIGLNFTQVLTLIVLPQAFRSVVGPLTNVLIALTKNTTVAAAIGVAEAATLMKSMIENEAQLIAISAVFAFGFMCLTLPTGLLLGWVGKKVAVKR
- a CDS encoding glutamate ABC transporter substrate-binding protein: MKLRKVTAASAVVLALAVTATACGSDNKKDSGSSGSGGGKITVGIKFDQPGIGQKTPQGYAGFDVDVATYVAGKLGYKPDQIQWKETKSADRENALSRGDVDFIAASYSITPERQQKVDFAGPYLLAHQDVLIRADDTAIKSPSDLNSKKLCSVTGSTSAQNVHDKLAPKAQLQQYPTYSACLTGLQNKAIDALTTDDSILAGYASQAAFKGKFKLGGFKMTNENYGIGVKKGSDLKAKINTALKAMVSDGSWQKAVDKNFGPASYKNEPAPKIGNIVS
- a CDS encoding amino acid ABC transporter ATP-binding protein, coding for MTEVSVAKDAVAATEDLVVLKSVNKHFGALHVLQDIDLTIARGEVVVVIGPSGSGKSTLCRTINRLETIDSGDITIDGKPLPDEGKALARLRADVGMVFQSFNLFAHKTVLENVMLGQIKVRKADKKAAEEKARRLLDRVGVGTQADKYPAQLSGGQQQRVAIARALAMDPKVMLFDEPTSALDPEMINEVLEVMQQLASDGMTMIVVTHEMGFARSAANRVVFMADGRIVEEAVPDQFFSNPRSDRAKDFLSKILHH
- a CDS encoding response regulator transcription factor, with the protein product MRLLLVEDDNHVAAALSAVLARHGFDVTHARSGEEALQALVPESDGFGVVLLDLGLPDQDGYEVCGKIRKRTSTPVIMVTARSDVRSRIHGLNLGADDYVVKPYDTGELLARIHAVSRRSVPDDAGGSGDSALRLGPVRIELPTRQVSVDGSVVQLTRKEFDLLALLAQRPGVVFRREQIISEVWRTSWEGTGRTLEVHVASLRSKLRMPALIETVRGVGYRLVAPTA